The Microbacterium sp. W4I20 genome segment CGGTGAAGCTCTCGTCGGCGTACTGCTCGAGCGCATCGGGCGGCCCGAGCGTCGCGATGAGGGCGGGATCGGCGGCGATCCACGCGGCCGTGCCCACGCCGACGGCGATGAAGGCCACGGCGATGATCAGAGTCGTCCAGCGCAGCCGGTACAGGGCGGCGGGCAGTTGCGCACTGAAGAAGCGTGCGGTCTGGGTCAGGATGCTGTCGGAGGCGCCCGTGAGGCGGAGGCGCGCCCGCACCAGGATCGTGGAGAGGTAGGCCCCCTGCGGCGACTCGCCGACCGATGTCTTCAGCTCGGCGAGATCTGCGGATGCGGCGCGGTAGCGGACGATCAGCTCATCGACTCCGGCGCCGTCGAGGCGGGCGCGGCTCAGTTCCTCCAGCCGCTCCCATTCGGCGCGGCGTGCATCAGACAGCGCATCGGCATCCACCTGATTTACTGTACTCATGTCCGTCTCGATCGATTCATCCGACGAGGTGCTCTCCGGCGAGGCCGTCGCCATCGACGTGCAGCCCGTCGGATTCCTGCTGCGCGCGCTCGGCGCCCTCATCGACATGCTCGTCGGCTTCGGCGTCTTCATCCTCTGGCTCTTCCTGCGCATCTGGCTGGTCGACGCCGGCATCCTCTCCGAGGCGACCGACCGCATCGCGACCGTCTCAGCCATGGTGGTGAGCTTCGTCGTGCTTCCCATCACCATGGAAGTGGCCTTGAAGGGGCGCAGTCTCGGAAAGCTCGCCGTCGGCGGGCGGATCGTCCGTGTCGACGGCGGAGCCGCCGGGTTCCGCCACGCTTTCATCCGTGCACTGCTGGGCGTTCTCGAGATCTACATGACCTTCGGTGGCCTCGCTGTGCTCACCGGGGCGTTCAACGCGCGTTCCCAGCGGCTCGGCGATCTGGTCGCCGGAACGTACAGTCAGCGCGTCCGCACGCCGAAGCTCATCCCCCTCGTGCCGGTGCTGCCGCCGATGCTGCTGGGCTGGGCGCAGATCGCCGACGTCGCCCGCCTGCCCGATCGCCTCGCCCGCCGCATCTCGCAGTTCCTGCAGAATGCGCAGCGGATGGTTCCTGAGGCGCGTGCTCGGGTCGCACAGGACCTGCTCGCCGAGGCGACGCCCTTCGTGTCGCCGATGCCGGCCGCCCCGCCGGAGGCCGTGCTGGTGGGCATCACCGTGCTGCGCCGGGAGCGCGAGCGCCGTGCGCTCGAGAACTCCGACCGACGGGCCGAGAAGCTCACCGGCCGTCGCGTCGGCGTCTGACCGAGCCGGCTCGTCGACGGGAGCGCCGATACCGGCGCCCCTCGCATGTCAGAAGCGGATCGCGTCGATCACCTTGACGCGCAGTGCCACGAGCGCGGGAATGAACCCGGACACCGCCCCGACGATCACCGAGGCCGCGAGGCCGACGAGGGCTGCGCGCATCGGGAAGGGCGGGACATCCTGGATGCCCACGAACATCGAGTCGATGAGCCAGTCCGACCGCAGAACCGCGACCACGATGGCGATGCCGACGATCCCGGCCACGGTCGTCGCCACGAGGCTCTCCAGGAAGACGGAGAAGAAGACGCGTCCCGAGCTCGCCCCGAACGCGCGACGCACACCGATCTCGCGGACGCGCTGCCGCATGGCGACGAGTTGGATGTTGATCAGACTCAACGCCCCGAGGGCGAGGATCAGCGCCGCGATGCCACCCGTGATCATCTCGAAGGTCGCCTGCGCATCCATCGCGCCCGGCTGCGCACCCCAGTCCGATCGACTCACCGAGACGGTCTGCCCCTCCGGGAGGCCCGCTCGGAGGTCCATCGCGAGAACCGGCCCGATCTCGTCCGCCTGATCGGACTCCAGCCAGATCTCATACTGCGTCCAGGCATCGACCGGCAGCGCGTCCACTCGGTCCCGATAGGCGTCGTAGAGGAGATCCACGCGAGCCTCCTCGTCGCCGAACCCCTGACGCGCGGTGACGCCGACCACCTGATACGTGCCTCCGCCCGGGCCCGAGACCGTGATGGTCGGATGCTCGATGATCGGAATGCGTCCGAGCCGATCCCACAGAGGCTCGGAGATCACGACCGGCGGTGCGAGCGCCTCGACGTCGGAATCGAGCAGCCAGCGCCCGGTGAGCAGCTGCTCGCGGTGGATCTGCGAGTACGCCGGGTCGATCAGGCGCGCGCCGACGTCGGTGATGCCGTCCGGCAGCTGCACCGGGATCATCACTCCCTGTGCGATCCGCGCGGTGTGGCTGAAGTCGAAGCGCTCGGAGACCCGCAGGAAGCGCTCATCGAACTCGTCCCCGTCGACCGGGGATCCGTCGTCGGTCGTCGCCGACACGACGATGGTCGCGGCACGTCCGCCCCAGCGGTCCGATTGTTCGGCCTGGTACTGGCGCTGATACTCCGAGATCGCCACGACGGCCGTCAGCGCGCCCACCGACACCGCGATGCCGATCAGACTGAGGAGCACGCGCAGCTTGTGCACGCGGATCTCCGCCCAGGCATCCGCGAGCGCGCCGAGGAAGCCGGTCATGCCGACGGCCCGATCGCCGCGGTGGGAACGACGGAGGCGGGAACGGATGCCGCGAGCGTCGAGGCCTCGAACGCCCGGCTGAGATCGACGGGCTCGAGGAGTCCGGCATCGAGCCGGTAGTGTCGGCGGGCGCGCGCCGCGACGTGCAGGTCGTGGGTGATCGTCACGAGAGCCGCATCGGTCTCGGTCGCGACCTCGTCCAACAGCGTCATCACCGACGCACCGGTGTCGATGTCGAGTGCCCCGGTCGGCTCGTCCGCGAGAATCAGCACCGGGCGTCGCACCAGCGCTCTGGCGATCGCCACCCGCTGCTGCTCTCCGCCCGACAGCCGATCCGCGATCTGGTCGATACGGTGGCCCAGGCCGACCCGCTCGAGCATGTCCGCCGCGATCTGCCGGCGATTCCAGAACATCCGTCCCTTGGCGTGCCCGAGCGGCATCATCACGTTGTCGATCGCCGTCCGTCCGGAGAGCAGGTTGAACTGCTGGAACACGAAGCCGACGTTGTCGCCGCGGAGCCGGTCGAGGCGGCCCGAGCGCATGCGCCGGACCTCCTTCCCCTCGAAGGCCACGGAGCCGGAGGTGGGCGCATCCAGCATCCCGAGAATGTTGAGCAGGGTCGACTTGCCCGATCCGGAGCGCCCCACGATGGAGACGTGATCCCCGGCGCCCACCTCGAGAGTGACCCCCCGGAGGATCTCCAGACGCGAGTCGTCGGCGAGGAGCACGCTCTTCGCGACGTCCTCAAGAGCGACGAGGCTCACCAGCTCATCCCGCTGTCGCACTGCTCGACACCGGGAGAGATCTCATAGCAGTTCTCTTCGACCGGAGCGACGAACCCGGGGACGAATTGACGCACGCTGTCGCCCTCCTCGAGCCCTTCGGTGACCTCGACCATCACGCCGTCGTTCACTCCGAGCGTCACTGCGCGCTCCTCCGGCTCTGATCCGTCGCCCGCATCGACCCACACCGTGCCCGTCCCTGCACCACCCTGGACCGCGGTCACCGGGATGACGAGGGCATCCTCGACCTGGCCGAGCGCGAGGTCCATGGTGGCAGGGAGTCCGGCGAACACGGTCTGGTCGGCGGGGAGCGCACAGCGGACGCTCGCCGTTCCCTCCGCACTCACCTGGACGCGCACGCCGTTGCACGTGAACGGTGCGGGGCCTCCGGTGATCGTCACGGTCGCCTCGGTCGGGGCATTCACGAGGCGGTAGAGCTGGACCGGTTGCACGGTGGCGAGCAGATGGTAGCGCGCAGGCGTGAGCGTGTAGATCTCCGTCCCGACTGTCGCGGACTGCCCTTTGACGAGAGCGATCTCGGACAGGTCGCCGGCCTCCGGCGCGACGATGTCGAAGTCCTTCCGCGGATACTCCTGCCGCACGCTGAAGAGCTTCTGCCCCTTCTTGACCGAGGCGCCGTCACTGACGTGCACCGCGGTGATCGTGCCGTCGAATTCGCCGCGGACGGCGAAACTGTCGTCGCGTGCGACGTTGCCGCTCAGCGACAGCGCGTTCACGACCGATCCGCGTTCGACCGCCACGATCGGATCGGTGATCTCGGCCTCCGGGCTGACGGAGCTCTCGACCCGGTCGGGGAAGAACGCGATCTTCACGAGCGCCGCGGCGCACAGACCGAACACCAGGACCAGCAGCAGGGGGAAGATCCAGCGACGCCAGACGATCACGGGGGCCTTTCCGGTCGTGCCGCCCTGGCACGTCCGCGGTCAGGCTATCCAGAAATGTTTTCCGGGTATGGCAATCGCTGCCGCGTGTCGCGACACGACCTCACGCGCGCAGCGCCTCGTGGCGGACGATGAGCCATCCCGCCGGAACGGAGAGTCGGTCCGCGTGGGGTGAGCACAGATCATGCGCCTGCGGATCGTTCGCGGCTCCGAGCGGACCGAGGGCCGCCATCTGATCGCCGTAGTCGTAGGTGAGCGTCGCCACGGCTTCTCGCGCGCAGCCGACCTTCGAGCAGAGTCTTCCGTCCATCTCGGTCAGCGTACGGCTCGCGGACGAGGACCAGCCGGTGCCGCGCCGCACACGAGCGCATGCACGGATTAGACTTTCGACATGCCTCGTCGCCGCGCGTCTCGCGCCTCTGCTGCTCCGCGGCGGGGAGCGCGCCACGGCCGTCACGGGCGTCTCGGTCGCAGCGAGGTCGTTCGACCACCTCTGGCACCGCTCGATGGATGGATCGACCGCTTCGACCTCACGGTCGGGACGGCGGTCGAGTTCCTCCGCGGCACCTGGCCGGAGTTGCAGGAGGTGCGCTTCGAGATCGGCGCGATCCCCGCGTTCGATGCGTCAGAAGAGGTGCCGCGCTGGTACCTGGATCGCGAGAACCGGCGAATCGTCCTGTTCCGTCTCCCCATCGAACGGCTGCTGCCTCCCGGCCACGACGATGCGATGCATCGCCGGATGGCCATCGAGAGCGCGGTCTTCCGAGCCGCGGCCGAGTACGTCGGCCGCGAGCCCTGGGATCTCGGTCACGACCACTGAGCCCTGACCCCCGTGG includes the following:
- a CDS encoding RDD family protein, whose amino-acid sequence is MSVSIDSSDEVLSGEAVAIDVQPVGFLLRALGALIDMLVGFGVFILWLFLRIWLVDAGILSEATDRIATVSAMVVSFVVLPITMEVALKGRSLGKLAVGGRIVRVDGGAAGFRHAFIRALLGVLEIYMTFGGLAVLTGAFNARSQRLGDLVAGTYSQRVRTPKLIPLVPVLPPMLLGWAQIADVARLPDRLARRISQFLQNAQRMVPEARARVAQDLLAEATPFVSPMPAAPPEAVLVGITVLRRERERRALENSDRRAEKLTGRRVGV
- a CDS encoding ABC transporter ATP-binding protein, encoding MSLVALEDVAKSVLLADDSRLEILRGVTLEVGAGDHVSIVGRSGSGKSTLLNILGMLDAPTSGSVAFEGKEVRRMRSGRLDRLRGDNVGFVFQQFNLLSGRTAIDNVMMPLGHAKGRMFWNRRQIAADMLERVGLGHRIDQIADRLSGGEQQRVAIARALVRRPVLILADEPTGALDIDTGASVMTLLDEVATETDAALVTITHDLHVAARARRHYRLDAGLLEPVDLSRAFEASTLAASVPASVVPTAAIGPSA
- a CDS encoding DUF3499 family protein encodes the protein MDGRLCSKVGCAREAVATLTYDYGDQMAALGPLGAANDPQAHDLCSPHADRLSVPAGWLIVRHEALRA
- a CDS encoding efflux RND transporter periplasmic adaptor subunit; translated protein: MIVWRRWIFPLLLVLVFGLCAAALVKIAFFPDRVESSVSPEAEITDPIVAVERGSVVNALSLSGNVARDDSFAVRGEFDGTITAVHVSDGASVKKGQKLFSVRQEYPRKDFDIVAPEAGDLSEIALVKGQSATVGTEIYTLTPARYHLLATVQPVQLYRLVNAPTEATVTITGGPAPFTCNGVRVQVSAEGTASVRCALPADQTVFAGLPATMDLALGQVEDALVIPVTAVQGGAGTGTVWVDAGDGSEPEERAVTLGVNDGVMVEVTEGLEEGDSVRQFVPGFVAPVEENCYEISPGVEQCDSGMSW
- a CDS encoding ABC transporter permease, with amino-acid sequence MTGFLGALADAWAEIRVHKLRVLLSLIGIAVSVGALTAVVAISEYQRQYQAEQSDRWGGRAATIVVSATTDDGSPVDGDEFDERFLRVSERFDFSHTARIAQGVMIPVQLPDGITDVGARLIDPAYSQIHREQLLTGRWLLDSDVEALAPPVVISEPLWDRLGRIPIIEHPTITVSGPGGGTYQVVGVTARQGFGDEEARVDLLYDAYRDRVDALPVDAWTQYEIWLESDQADEIGPVLAMDLRAGLPEGQTVSVSRSDWGAQPGAMDAQATFEMITGGIAALILALGALSLINIQLVAMRQRVREIGVRRAFGASSGRVFFSVFLESLVATTVAGIVGIAIVVAVLRSDWLIDSMFVGIQDVPPFPMRAALVGLAASVIVGAVSGFIPALVALRVKVIDAIRF